Proteins from a single region of Flavobacterium sp. K5-23:
- a CDS encoding phytoene/squalene synthase family protein: MKQLFDDVSFKCSKLVTKNYSTSFSLAVHMLSPSIRNAIYSIYGFVRFADEIVDSFHGFDKENLIDDFEKEYYKAIDSGISLNPILNSFQHTVKEYNITDDLIQSFLKSMKLDLIKSDYNNKEEYNEYIYGSADVVGLMCLKVFVKGNTDRYEQLKYEAMRLGSAFQKVNFLRDLKDDNLVLNRNYFPGVDLNSFDEKVKTAIIKEIEDDFAIAYKGLVKLPIEAKFGVYTAFVYYKKLLKKLKNTPYHEIGNSRIRVSNYTKAGLLAQSFVTYKLNLV; encoded by the coding sequence ATGAAACAATTATTTGATGATGTATCTTTTAAATGCAGTAAACTAGTAACAAAAAACTATAGTACTTCGTTCTCGTTAGCGGTACATATGCTTTCTCCGAGCATAAGGAATGCAATATACAGTATTTATGGATTTGTGCGCTTTGCTGATGAAATTGTGGATTCTTTTCATGGTTTCGATAAAGAAAATTTAATAGATGATTTCGAAAAAGAATATTATAAAGCTATTGATTCTGGAATTAGTTTAAATCCTATTTTAAACTCGTTTCAGCATACTGTAAAAGAATATAATATCACTGATGATTTAATTCAATCTTTCTTGAAAAGTATGAAGCTGGATTTAATAAAGTCAGATTACAACAATAAGGAAGAGTACAATGAATACATTTATGGTTCAGCCGATGTTGTAGGTTTGATGTGTCTCAAGGTTTTTGTCAAAGGAAATACAGATCGATATGAACAGTTAAAATACGAAGCGATGCGATTGGGTTCCGCATTCCAAAAAGTAAATTTTCTTCGTGATTTAAAAGATGATAATTTGGTTTTAAATCGGAATTATTTTCCTGGGGTTGATTTAAATTCGTTTGACGAAAAAGTAAAAACGGCCATTATAAAAGAAATCGAAGACGATTTTGCTATTGCCTATAAAGGCTTAGTAAAATTGCCAATCGAAGCTAAATTCGGTGTGTATACTGCCTTTGTGTATTATAAAAAACTACTAAAAAAACTAAAAAACACACCTTATCACGAAATTGGAAATTCAAGAATCCGAGTTTCTAATTATACAAAAGCGGGTCTTTTGGCACAATCATTTGTAACTTATAAGTTGAATTTAGTATAG
- a CDS encoding DUF808 domain-containing protein yields MASGFFALLDDIAALMDDVAVMSKIATKKTAGILGDDLAVNAEKASGFVSSREIPVLWAITKGSFLNKLIILPLAFLLSAFVPWVVTVILVLGAIYLAYEGAEKIHEYLFPHSHSESNIKIEILTEAEILIIEKEKIKSAIVTDFILSVEIVIIALGTVLGKPITTQIIVVSIVAILATAGVYGIVALIVRMDDLGIKLVNKKNSASKFIGNLLIQALPKVIKGLAFVGTIALILVAGGIFIHNIEFLHHLVNSIPSIIGEFIIGLVIGIITLIVIKTFKKVFKKNH; encoded by the coding sequence ATGGCTTCAGGATTTTTTGCACTATTAGATGATATCGCAGCTCTTATGGATGATGTTGCGGTAATGAGTAAAATTGCCACCAAAAAAACAGCGGGAATATTAGGAGATGATTTAGCTGTTAATGCTGAAAAAGCGTCAGGATTTGTTTCTTCAAGAGAAATACCTGTTTTATGGGCAATTACCAAAGGGTCCTTTTTAAATAAATTAATTATCCTGCCATTAGCATTTCTATTAAGTGCTTTTGTGCCTTGGGTAGTTACAGTAATACTTGTGTTAGGAGCTATTTACCTTGCCTATGAAGGTGCTGAAAAAATACACGAATATTTATTCCCACATAGTCATTCAGAAAGTAATATTAAAATCGAAATTCTAACCGAAGCTGAAATATTAATTATTGAAAAAGAGAAAATTAAATCAGCTATCGTAACTGACTTTATTTTGTCTGTAGAAATCGTAATTATAGCGCTTGGTACTGTATTAGGCAAACCCATCACTACCCAAATTATTGTAGTCTCAATCGTGGCAATTCTAGCAACAGCAGGAGTTTATGGTATTGTAGCCCTTATTGTAAGAATGGATGATTTAGGAATTAAACTGGTTAATAAAAAAAATAGTGCCTCAAAATTTATTGGAAATCTACTAATACAAGCATTACCCAAAGTAATTAAAGGACTTGCCTTTGTGGGAACAATAGCATTGATTTTAGTTGCAGGTGGAATCTTTATCCACAACATTGAATTTCTACATCATTTGGTAAATAGCATTCCTTCAATAATAGGAGAATTCATTATTGGATTAGTAATCGGAATAATTACTTTGATCGTTATAAAAACATTTAAAAAAGTTTTTAAAAAAAATCATTGA
- a CDS encoding nitroreductase family protein — MPDKKIIEDHPYIAYNRPILTDTELLKRSQAFYESMDSRRSVREFSNKEVPREVIENLIKTASTAPSGAHKQPWTFCVVSNPEIKKQIRIAAEEEELESYESRMSSDWLEDLKPLGTDWRKPFLETAPYLIIVFRRIYEFGPEGKKKNNYYVQESVGLATGFLLAAIHQAGLVSLTHTPSPMGFLSKTLNRPENEKPFLLIPVGYPADECWVPDLGRKGIDDICAFY, encoded by the coding sequence ATGCCTGATAAAAAAATAATTGAAGACCACCCTTATATAGCATACAACAGACCTATATTAACAGACACCGAACTACTGAAGCGCTCTCAAGCCTTTTATGAATCAATGGATTCCAGACGTTCTGTTAGGGAATTTTCGAATAAAGAAGTGCCACGAGAAGTAATCGAAAACTTGATAAAAACGGCCTCAACAGCTCCTTCTGGTGCTCACAAACAACCTTGGACTTTTTGTGTGGTATCAAATCCCGAAATTAAAAAACAAATACGCATCGCTGCCGAAGAAGAAGAACTGGAAAGCTATGAATCCCGAATGTCGAGCGATTGGCTGGAGGATTTAAAGCCTTTGGGAACGGATTGGCGCAAACCATTTCTGGAAACTGCACCTTACCTTATCATCGTTTTTAGACGCATTTACGAATTTGGTCCTGAAGGAAAAAAGAAAAACAATTACTACGTACAGGAAAGTGTAGGCTTAGCAACTGGATTTTTATTAGCTGCAATACACCAAGCCGGATTAGTCTCCTTAACACATACTCCTAGTCCAATGGGCTTCTTGAGTAAAACCCTAAACCGCCCTGAAAACGAAAAGCCGTTTCTATTAATTCCCGTGGGATATCCTGCAGATGAATGCTGGGTCCCAGATTTAGGAAGAAAAGGAATAGATGACATTTGTGCTTTTTATTAA
- a CDS encoding dienelactone hydrolase family protein: protein MSIMEILEINIPLSNVTLKGNLVIPKNAIGIVIFSHGSGSSRFSPRNNYVAKMFHRSNIGTLLFDLLTEEEDEIYENRFNIDLLVSRLIEVTEWLMKNENTKGYPFAYFGASTGAASALRAAAYFGNTIKAVVSRGGRPDLGLSALALVTAPTLLIVGQMDVPVVIMNKQAYDEINTIKEMKTIPGATHLFEEPGALQEVAESAIDWYKKYFNNKME, encoded by the coding sequence ATGTCAATTATGGAAATCCTTGAAATCAACATCCCTTTATCTAACGTAACATTAAAGGGAAATTTAGTAATTCCTAAAAATGCAATAGGAATTGTAATTTTTTCACATGGAAGTGGCAGCAGTCGCTTCAGCCCAAGAAATAATTATGTGGCTAAAATGTTTCATCGCAGTAATATAGGCACACTGTTATTTGACCTACTTACAGAGGAAGAAGATGAGATTTATGAAAACAGATTTAACATCGATTTATTAGTCAGCCGATTAATCGAGGTTACAGAATGGCTTATGAAAAACGAAAACACTAAAGGGTATCCATTTGCTTATTTTGGGGCAAGTACTGGGGCAGCTTCTGCTTTAAGGGCAGCTGCTTATTTTGGCAACACCATAAAAGCCGTTGTCTCACGTGGAGGTCGACCAGATTTAGGTTTAAGCGCATTAGCATTAGTAACAGCACCCACACTACTTATTGTGGGCCAGATGGATGTTCCAGTTGTAATTATGAATAAACAAGCTTACGACGAAATAAATACAATAAAAGAAATGAAAACAATTCCTGGCGCTACTCATCTTTTTGAGGAGCCGGGAGCTTTGCAGGAAGTAGCTGAATCGGCGATAGATTGGTATAAAAAATATTTTAATAATAAAATGGAATAA
- a CDS encoding M20/M25/M40 family metallo-hydrolase has protein sequence MKKHSQIILLLVLTTQLLSAQSVESLKIKKYTQKNANEIITEFSEFLRLPNVASDPLSLRKNADFIMSMMNRKGIKNVQLLHGETKNSTPAVYGEVLVPGAKQTLIFYAHYDGQPVNPAQWDQNLSPFTPKLYTAAIDKNGTNIPFPVDGKYNNEWRIYARGASDDKAGVDAIINAYDAINKSGLKPTYNIKFFFEGEEEEGSTHLDEILQKNAPLLQSDLWVICDGPVHQSGKKQIYFGVRGDANIDLTVYASKRPLHSGHYGNWAPNPAMMLAQLLASMKDNDGRVTIKGFYDDVIPLSPSEKAALLEVPSVDEQMKTELGMGSPEMKGKSLSESINLPSLNINGMQSGNVGKMASNQIPTTATAVLDLRLVLGNEWERQQQKVINHIREQGYFVTSNEPTDEERNLHPKIIKINANENGINAQRTSMDLPIIKKVIAAVKATTNDQVVLQPTMGGSLPLYLFEKYLKGNTVSVPIANHDNNQHAENENIRLQNLFDGIETMGSIMLIK, from the coding sequence ATGAAAAAACATAGCCAAATTATTTTATTGTTAGTTTTGACAACACAACTACTTTCCGCTCAATCAGTAGAGAGTTTAAAAATAAAAAAATACACGCAAAAGAATGCAAACGAAATCATAACTGAATTTTCAGAATTTTTAAGATTGCCTAATGTTGCTTCAGACCCATTAAGTCTTCGTAAAAACGCCGATTTTATTATGTCAATGATGAATCGAAAAGGCATCAAGAACGTACAGCTTTTACACGGAGAAACTAAAAACAGTACTCCAGCTGTTTATGGAGAAGTACTTGTTCCAGGTGCAAAACAAACTTTAATTTTCTATGCACATTATGACGGACAACCTGTAAATCCTGCACAATGGGATCAAAATTTGAGTCCTTTTACTCCTAAATTATATACCGCTGCTATTGATAAAAATGGTACAAACATCCCTTTCCCTGTAGACGGAAAATACAATAACGAATGGAGAATATACGCTAGAGGTGCTTCTGATGATAAAGCTGGAGTTGACGCTATTATAAATGCTTACGACGCCATCAATAAAAGCGGATTAAAACCCACTTATAATATTAAATTCTTTTTTGAAGGTGAAGAGGAAGAAGGTTCTACCCACTTAGATGAGATTTTACAAAAAAATGCCCCTCTCTTACAATCCGATTTATGGGTAATATGTGACGGTCCTGTTCATCAGTCCGGTAAAAAGCAAATTTATTTTGGTGTTAGAGGTGACGCAAACATTGATCTCACTGTATATGCTTCAAAAAGACCATTACATAGTGGCCATTATGGGAACTGGGCGCCAAATCCTGCAATGATGTTAGCACAGTTATTAGCCTCAATGAAAGATAATGATGGTCGAGTGACAATAAAAGGCTTTTATGATGATGTGATTCCATTAAGTCCCTCTGAGAAAGCAGCATTGTTAGAAGTACCTTCTGTTGACGAACAAATGAAGACTGAACTTGGTATGGGTAGTCCAGAAATGAAAGGTAAATCATTAAGTGAGTCAATCAATCTGCCTTCATTAAATATAAATGGTATGCAAAGCGGCAACGTAGGTAAAATGGCTTCAAATCAAATCCCAACCACCGCGACAGCTGTGCTTGACCTAAGATTAGTATTAGGTAACGAATGGGAAAGACAACAGCAAAAAGTAATTAATCATATAAGAGAACAAGGGTATTTTGTCACTAGCAATGAACCTACAGATGAAGAAAGAAATTTACATCCAAAAATTATAAAAATAAATGCAAATGAAAATGGAATAAATGCGCAACGTACTTCAATGGATTTACCAATTATTAAAAAAGTCATTGCAGCAGTTAAAGCTACAACGAATGATCAAGTTGTATTGCAACCTACTATGGGCGGAAGTCTACCTTTGTATTTATTCGAAAAATACCTAAAAGGCAATACCGTTTCAGTTCCAATAGCGAATCACGACAATAATCAACATGCCGAAAATGAAAATATTCGACTTCAAAATTTATTTGATGGTATTGAAACTATGGGTTCAATTATGCTAATAAAATAG
- a CDS encoding SRPBCC family protein, protein MKLYKKESVQHINASLEECWTFFSSPKNLQKITPETMGFQITDFDGKNMYAGQIIQYKVSPLLGIKLPWVTEITFVKENSYFIDVQRFGPYALWHHKHFFEATEKGVKMTDLIHYALPLGFIGRIMNTLIVKNKLKAIFEHREKMVNELFNSK, encoded by the coding sequence ATGAAACTCTATAAAAAAGAATCTGTTCAACATATAAATGCAAGTCTCGAGGAATGTTGGACTTTTTTCTCTAGCCCTAAAAACCTTCAAAAAATCACGCCCGAAACAATGGGTTTTCAAATCACGGATTTTGATGGTAAAAATATGTACGCTGGTCAAATTATTCAATACAAAGTTTCGCCCCTTTTAGGCATCAAATTACCTTGGGTAACCGAAATTACTTTTGTCAAAGAAAATAGTTATTTTATAGACGTACAACGTTTTGGACCTTATGCTTTGTGGCACCATAAACATTTCTTTGAAGCTACAGAAAAGGGTGTAAAAATGACTGATTTAATACATTATGCCTTACCACTAGGTTTTATTGGACGTATTATGAATACTTTAATTGTCAAAAATAAACTAAAAGCTATTTTTGAACACAGAGAGAAAATGGTAAACGAACTATTCAATTCGAAATAA
- a CDS encoding sterol desaturase family protein translates to MISFLIFLGVFLFMECVTWLTHKYIMHGLMWYFHEDHHQPKYAHPFERNDIFFVIFAIPSIVLFYYGVEGGINYLFFIGLGITTYGFCYFMIHDVLIHQRFKWFKNTKNKYLIGLRKAHKVHHKHLGKEEGECFGMLFVPFKYYKV, encoded by the coding sequence ATGATCTCTTTTTTAATATTTTTAGGCGTTTTTCTCTTTATGGAATGTGTCACTTGGCTCACGCATAAGTATATTATGCACGGCTTAATGTGGTATTTTCACGAGGACCATCACCAACCTAAATATGCCCATCCTTTTGAAAGGAATGATATATTCTTTGTGATTTTTGCCATTCCTAGTATCGTTCTTTTTTATTACGGTGTTGAGGGCGGAATCAATTATTTATTCTTCATTGGATTAGGAATTACCACTTACGGTTTTTGCTATTTTATGATTCATGATGTTTTAATACACCAGCGTTTCAAGTGGTTTAAAAACACTAAAAACAAATACCTAATAGGTTTAAGAAAAGCTCATAAAGTGCACCACAAACATTTAGGAAAAGAAGAAGGAGAGTGTTTTGGGATGTTATTTGTTCCTTTTAAATATTATAAAGTTTAA
- a CDS encoding ion channel, whose amino-acid sequence MALLERINLKAKTDKNTGFGTNSSSYGGRFINKNGTANIEKRGMHVLHRISWYHTMIDMSTWKFMGIVLSFYVGINFVFAAIYYGIGLEYLNGIEPSDSHWVQFGQAYFFSAQTFTTVGYGHISPSGFLASSLSAAEALIGLLSFAIATGLFFGRFSKPTAFLKFSHNALIAPYGEGTALMIRTAPFKNTNFSDAEAKMTLGMSIEENGIMTNKFYALDLELEKVNSLSLSWTLVHPITEESPLFKFNKADFSTVNGEILVFIKTFDDMFSNTVAIRTSYTFEEVIYGAKFNPMYARSNDNSKTVLHLDKLNKFEEVIL is encoded by the coding sequence ATGGCGTTGTTAGAAAGAATTAACCTTAAAGCCAAAACAGATAAAAATACAGGTTTTGGTACAAATTCCAGTAGCTATGGAGGTCGTTTTATTAATAAAAACGGTACTGCTAATATCGAAAAACGAGGGATGCATGTATTACATCGCATCAGTTGGTACCATACTATGATTGATATGTCTACCTGGAAATTTATGGGTATTGTTTTATCTTTTTATGTGGGTATTAATTTTGTTTTTGCCGCAATTTATTATGGAATTGGTCTCGAATACTTAAACGGGATCGAGCCTTCCGATTCTCACTGGGTTCAATTTGGTCAGGCTTATTTTTTTAGTGCTCAAACTTTTACTACCGTTGGATATGGTCACATAAGTCCAAGCGGTTTTTTAGCCAGTTCACTCTCTGCTGCTGAAGCTTTAATTGGTTTATTGAGTTTTGCTATAGCTACAGGTTTATTTTTTGGACGTTTTAGTAAACCCACAGCTTTTTTGAAATTTTCACATAATGCATTGATTGCTCCTTATGGTGAGGGTACAGCTTTAATGATTCGTACCGCTCCTTTTAAAAACACTAACTTTAGTGATGCCGAAGCTAAAATGACATTGGGTATGAGTATTGAAGAAAACGGTATTATGACAAATAAATTCTATGCCTTAGATTTAGAGTTGGAAAAAGTTAATTCGCTATCATTGAGCTGGACATTAGTTCATCCTATTACTGAAGAAAGTCCGCTATTTAAATTCAATAAAGCCGATTTTAGTACTGTAAACGGTGAAATTTTGGTCTTTATAAAAACCTTTGACGATATGTTTAGTAACACAGTTGCGATTCGTACTTCTTATACTTTTGAAGAGGTCATTTATGGAGCTAAGTTTAATCCTATGTATGCCAGAAGTAATGATAATTCCAAAACAGTTTTGCATCTGGACAAACTGAATAAATTTGAAGAAGTTATTTTATAA
- a CDS encoding phosphoribosyltransferase, with protein MLILISFHNTLEIMYNEILKNRIEAGLLLSEKLGKYKKSDSIVLAIPRGGVPVAYEIAKSLDLPLDIALSKKIGHPNNKEFAVGAISLDSIIIDRHPEVSSAYIEKETIRLREILKEKNSFYRGNRIPLDIKDKNVIIVDDGIATGNTLLVTIDMLRKSNPKKIIVAVSVLPFGTLKIFLEKADEIVYLIASKNFRAVGAFYEEFDQVSDDEVINMLNKSNTTK; from the coding sequence ATGTTAATTTTAATATCATTCCACAATACATTAGAAATTATGTATAACGAGATTTTAAAAAACAGGATTGAAGCTGGTTTATTACTTTCAGAAAAATTAGGAAAATACAAAAAAAGCGACAGTATTGTTCTCGCCATCCCCAGAGGCGGAGTTCCTGTAGCATATGAGATTGCAAAGAGTCTAGATCTTCCTTTAGATATAGCACTTTCAAAAAAAATAGGTCATCCAAATAACAAAGAATTTGCCGTAGGTGCAATATCATTAGATTCCATAATTATAGATAGACATCCCGAAGTTTCTAGCGCTTACATCGAAAAGGAAACCATTCGACTCAGGGAAATATTAAAAGAAAAAAATAGTTTTTATAGAGGAAATCGAATACCTCTTGATATAAAAGATAAAAATGTAATCATTGTTGATGATGGTATTGCAACAGGAAATACTTTATTGGTAACAATTGATATGTTGCGAAAAAGTAATCCAAAAAAAATTATTGTGGCAGTTTCAGTACTGCCTTTTGGAACCTTAAAAATATTTCTTGAAAAGGCAGATGAAATTGTGTACCTGATAGCTTCTAAAAATTTTAGAGCTGTAGGCGCTTTTTACGAAGAATTTGATCAGGTAAGTGATGACGAAGTGATAAATATGCTAAATAAAAGTAACACCACTAAATAA
- a CDS encoding lycopene cyclase domain-containing protein translates to MSLYFFLNIASFLVPFLYSFETKMKYIKRWKAVFSAIVITSILFIFWDIVFTKMGVWSFNPRYHSGIEFIDLPIEEWLFFICIPYASIFIHFAFHYFYPKVSLSDKIVKTIYWVLMILLVPTIVLHYDKLYTTVNYILLLLVLTYTVFRVPDVLNTFFITFLIILIPFALVNGILTGSFIDEPVVYYNDSENLGIRLGTIPIEDIGYAFTMILLSLVLITKIEKK, encoded by the coding sequence ATGTCTTTGTATTTTTTTTTAAATATCGCTTCCTTTTTAGTTCCGTTTCTTTACAGTTTCGAAACCAAAATGAAATATATTAAACGTTGGAAAGCTGTTTTTTCGGCGATAGTCATTACTTCGATATTATTTATTTTTTGGGATATTGTTTTCACAAAAATGGGGGTTTGGAGCTTCAATCCCAGATACCATTCTGGAATTGAATTTATTGATTTGCCCATCGAAGAATGGTTGTTTTTTATATGTATTCCATATGCCAGTATTTTTATTCATTTTGCTTTTCATTATTTTTATCCAAAGGTTTCTTTATCAGATAAAATAGTGAAAACTATATATTGGGTTCTAATGATTCTTCTTGTACCCACAATTGTACTTCATTATGATAAATTATATACGACAGTTAATTACATCTTGCTGCTGCTTGTGTTAACATACACGGTTTTCAGAGTTCCCGATGTTTTGAATACTTTTTTCATCACATTCCTTATTATATTAATTCCATTTGCATTAGTCAACGGAATCCTTACTGGTAGTTTTATTGACGAACCAGTGGTGTATTACAATGACAGTGAAAATTTAGGGATTAGACTAGGAACAATCCCAATTGAGGATATTGGATATGCCTTTACTATGATACTACTAAGTTTAGTTTTGATAACTAAAATCGAAAAAAAATAA
- a CDS encoding MerR family transcriptional regulator gives MNNIKNIFSIKDLENLSGIKAHTIRIWEKRYNILEPMRTDTNIRYYDLASLQKLLNITLLHDHGYKISKIATYPPETIPKLVQDITSNINSQNHAISAFKMAMMNFDQELFLNTYNWLIAEKSFKEIFYQVFIPLMTELGILWQTDTITPAHEHFISYLIRQKILIQIEKLQGLKPSNNDKVFVLSLPMNEIHELGLMYLNYETLLKGYKTIYLGASMPIENLMDLKKHFDSIIFISYLTIKPDIDSVNDYVSQMIQELWDESTQLWYIGSKVEYISSDEFSDKIQVFNSISQLVDHIE, from the coding sequence ATGAACAATATAAAAAATATATTCAGTATTAAAGATCTTGAAAACCTTTCAGGAATTAAAGCGCATACCATACGTATTTGGGAAAAAAGATATAATATTCTGGAACCTATGCGAACAGATACTAATATTAGATATTATGATTTGGCTAGTTTACAAAAACTGCTTAATATTACATTATTACACGATCACGGTTACAAAATTTCTAAAATCGCCACGTATCCACCTGAAACAATTCCAAAACTCGTTCAGGATATAACTTCCAATATAAATTCACAAAACCACGCCATTAGTGCCTTTAAAATGGCAATGATGAATTTTGACCAAGAGTTGTTTTTAAACACCTATAATTGGTTGATAGCTGAGAAATCTTTTAAAGAAATCTTTTATCAAGTCTTTATTCCTTTAATGACAGAGCTAGGGATATTATGGCAAACAGATACTATAACGCCTGCCCACGAGCATTTTATCAGTTATTTGATTAGACAAAAAATATTGATACAAATCGAAAAACTTCAAGGGTTAAAACCTAGTAATAATGACAAGGTTTTTGTTCTCTCTCTTCCTATGAATGAAATACATGAACTAGGGTTAATGTATTTAAATTATGAAACTTTATTAAAAGGGTATAAAACCATTTATTTAGGGGCAAGTATGCCAATTGAGAATTTGATGGATTTAAAAAAACATTTTGATTCCATTATATTCATCTCTTATTTGACTATAAAACCTGATATAGACTCGGTTAATGATTATGTAAGCCAAATGATTCAAGAATTATGGGATGAAAGCACTCAGCTTTGGTATATAGGTAGTAAAGTTGAATATATTTCTAGCGACGAATTTTCTGATAAAATACAGGTTTTTAATTCAATTTCGCAATTAGTGGATCATATAGAATAG
- a CDS encoding NAD(P)/FAD-dependent oxidoreductase has protein sequence MKKIITIIGSGFSALSASCYLAKSGHQVTVYEKNSSIGGRARQFKKEGFTFDMGPSWYWMPDVFDRFFADFGKKTTDYYELIKLSPAYRVYYGVDDFIAIADNLTEIQTTFESIEKGSGQILDDFMMEAQSNYNIAIKELVYRPGVSPLELVTLETAMKVGQFFSNISKDIRKKFKNEKLIQILEFPVLFLGAKPSDTPSFYSFMNYADFGLGTWHPKTGMFDVVKAMENLAIELGVTFHTNANIEKIIVENKSAKAIVVNGQRIDSDIILSGADYHHTETLLDIEHRAYSEKYWESRVFAPSSLLFYVGFNKKIENISHHALFFDVDFQQHAADIYDAPQWPKEPLFYANFPSLTDKTAAPEGMETGFFLIPLAPGIEDTEALREEYFKKIIDRFERLTNQSVKNNIIFKESFCKNDFVSQYNSYKGNAYGMANTLLQTAFLRPKLKSKKVKNLYFTGQLTVPGPGVPPALISGKLVSELIEKVI, from the coding sequence ATGAAAAAAATAATAACAATAATAGGTTCTGGGTTCTCCGCTTTGTCTGCTTCTTGCTATTTAGCAAAAAGTGGCCATCAGGTTACTGTTTATGAAAAAAATTCCTCCATAGGCGGTAGAGCAAGACAATTTAAAAAAGAAGGTTTTACTTTTGATATGGGACCAAGTTGGTACTGGATGCCTGATGTTTTTGATCGTTTTTTTGCAGACTTTGGGAAAAAAACCACCGATTATTACGAGCTCATAAAACTTTCTCCAGCCTATCGCGTATATTATGGTGTTGATGACTTTATCGCTATTGCAGATAATCTTACTGAAATCCAAACTACTTTCGAGAGTATCGAAAAGGGTAGTGGACAAATTTTAGATGATTTTATGATGGAAGCCCAAAGTAATTACAATATTGCCATCAAAGAATTAGTGTATCGTCCGGGAGTTTCTCCATTAGAATTGGTCACGCTGGAAACAGCTATGAAAGTGGGACAGTTTTTTAGCAACATCAGTAAAGACATTCGAAAGAAATTCAAAAACGAAAAACTGATTCAAATTCTGGAATTTCCTGTTTTGTTTTTGGGTGCAAAACCATCAGACACACCTTCATTCTATAGTTTTATGAATTATGCCGACTTTGGTCTAGGGACTTGGCATCCCAAAACAGGAATGTTTGATGTGGTTAAGGCAATGGAAAATTTAGCGATTGAATTAGGAGTTACTTTTCATACTAATGCAAATATTGAAAAAATTATTGTCGAAAATAAATCAGCCAAAGCAATTGTTGTTAACGGACAACGTATTGATTCTGATATTATTTTAAGCGGTGCTGATTATCATCATACAGAAACTTTATTGGATATTGAACATCGAGCCTATTCTGAAAAATATTGGGAAAGTCGTGTTTTTGCACCGTCCTCATTATTGTTTTATGTTGGTTTTAATAAGAAAATAGAAAATATCTCACATCATGCATTATTTTTTGATGTCGATTTCCAGCAACACGCTGCTGATATTTATGATGCGCCACAATGGCCAAAAGAACCTTTGTTTTATGCTAATTTCCCTTCATTGACAGATAAAACTGCTGCGCCAGAGGGAATGGAAACTGGTTTTTTCTTAATTCCTTTAGCACCGGGAATAGAAGATACCGAAGCATTAAGAGAAGAATATTTTAAAAAAATCATTGATCGTTTTGAGCGTTTAACAAATCAGAGTGTGAAAAATAATATCATATTTAAAGAATCCTTTTGCAAGAATGATTTTGTTTCCCAATACAATTCATACAAAGGTAATGCCTATGGAATGGCAAATACCTTACTACAAACGGCTTTTTTAAGACCAAAATTAAAAAGTAAAAAAGTAAAGAACCTCTATTTTACGGGGCAATTAACCGTTCCCGGACCTGGAGTTCCTCCTGCACTAATTTCTGGGAAATTAGTATCCGAATTGATAGAAAAAGTAATTTAA